The DNA window AACGACCCGTGAAAAACAATATGGGGTCGGGTCCCTGCTAACTTGCAGACCCGACCCGGAGGGGTGTCAGAGATTGCTGTCAAGGAAGGCTGTAAGCTGGGATTTCGACAGCGCGCCGACCTTGGTCGCATCGACATTGCCGTTCTTGAACAGCATCAGTGTCGGAATGCCGCGGATATTGAACTTCGGCGGCGTCTGCTCGTTCTCGTCGATATTAAGCTTACAGATCTTCAGCTTGCCCTCGTATTCATCAGCGATCTCTTCAAGAACAGGGGCAATCATCTTGCACGGGCCGCACCATTCTGCCCAATAATCGACCAGTACCGGAGTATCTGCCTGAAGAACTTCCTGCTCAAAGGTCGCATCACTGACCTGTACAATATTTGCGCTCATTAACTTTTTCCCGCATTCATAGGACTGGGAGCATGCCGGAGTGCATGCCCTGTGTAATCGGGACCGCAAAAGGCGATCAGAACTGCGCTCAGGAGCTGTAACGACCCTCTGAGGCGCATGGCAATGCTTTGAGGCTCTTTATCATCATTGCTGCAATGAATCGCCTGCAACTAATGAACCGCAGCGGTTCGCCGGTGCTGACACTGGCGCTGACCATCGCGTATAGTTGCACCAGTGCAACGGTCAGCCCCACGGTTTCCACCTTGGCCGGCGGGACAATAGAATTTCTGCCGGTCCGACGATCTATCTGCTGGTAAGCATATAGGTCCCATCGAGAGGATTTCAAGATACGTGGCAGCACATCAATCAGTGAATAGCCCCTCAGAGCTTATCGCCGCCATCGATCTTGGCTCCAACAGCTTCCATATGGTTGTGGCCCGGCTGGTCCAGGGCGAAATCCGTACCCTTGAAAAAATGGGCGAAAAAGTACAGCTGGCGGCTGGTCTCGACAGTCGTAACAACCTGTCTGAGGAAGCCCAGCTCCGAGGGTTGGAGTGTCTTGGCCGTTTTGCCCAGCGCATCCGCGGAATGGACCGTGGCACGGTACAGGCTGTGGGCACCAATGCGCTGCGTGCGGCGCGCAATGCCCGACAGTTCATTCACCGGGCAGAAGAAGTGCTCGGGGTACCGGTCGAAATCATCGCCGGCCGTGAAGAAGCCCGCCTGATTTACCTGGGCGCTTCGCATACGCTGGCTGACGACGTGGGCCGCAGGCTGGTGATCGACATCGGTGGCGGCAGCACAGAGTTCATAATCGGCGAGCGCTTCGAGCCGCAGGAGATGGAAAGCCTGCACATGGGCTGCGTGTCCTTCCGCAACCGCTACTTCCCTGATGGCGAAATCACCGCCCGGCAGATGGACCGCGCGGTCACCCATGCCGCACAGGAGCTGCTCAACATCCGCTATCGCTTCCGCCAGCTCGGCTGGGACAGTTGTGTGGGTACCTCCGGCTCGATCAAGGCTGTGGTTTCGGTCGTGGAAGAAACCCTGCGCACCAGCTCGAACGGCGGTATTAGCCTGGACGACCTGAAACTCGTGCGTGAGCGCATGCTGGAGCTCGGCCGGGTCGATCGCCTGGAGACCATCGGCGTACGTGAAGACCGGCAATCCATTTTCCCGGCCGGCTTCGCGATTCTGCTGGCGGCGTTCGAATCGCTTGGAATCGAGCGACTGTCTTTCGCAGACGGCGCCCTGCGTGAAGGGCTTCTTTACGATACTGTCGGGCGCAGGCGCCATGAAGATGTACGCGAACGCACTATCCAGGCCCTGCAGACCCGCTACCACGTCGACGCGGCCCATGCCGCTGCGGTTGAAGAAACCGCAATGGCTGCTTACAGCCAGGTCGCTATCGCCTGGGGACTCGACGGCCCTGAGTTCGCCGACCTGCTGCGCTGGGCCTGCCGGATACATGAGGTTGGCCTGACAATCAGCCACACCCAGTACCACAAGCATGGCGCCTATCTTATACGTTACTCGGACCTGCCCGGGTTTTCGCGGGATGCCCAGACCACCCTCGCGACCTTGGTACGCGGACACCGCCGCAAGTTCAGCAACAATATTTTTCACGCGATTGAAGACGAAGACGAAGAGCGCCTGCGTCGCCTCAGCATTCTCCTGCGCCTGGGCGTGCTGTTGCAGCACGCCCACAACCAGGAGCCACCGCCCCCCTTCAGGCTGAAGCCCGGGAAGCGCAGGCTGGAAGTACGGTTCCCCACGGGCTGGCTCGATCAGCACCCTTTGACACGGGCCGACCTCGAAAATGAACAGGATTATCTCAGCCGCATGGATTACAAGCTGATCGTCGGCGAGGCTGACTAGTCACGGGGTCAATCCACGAGTTGCGCTTCCAGCTCCTCTACCGCCTCCCCGACCTCCAGCCACTCTGCTTCCGCATCGTCCAGCTGTGCTTTGGCCTCTGCCTGCCGAGCCAGCAGGGCCTTGAGATCAGACTTGCCCGCTTCTTCATATAGACGGGTATCGGTCAGGCTCTGCTCCAGTTCGGAAAGGAATTTCTGGAGGCGCTCGATGGTGGCTTCCAGGCTCTGCATCTTCTTTCTATACGGACTCAGCTGACGGCGCACCTCAGCTTCAGCCCGCTTGCGGAGCTTACGCTCATCGGCACTTTCGGCCCGTTCGTTACCGGTTTCTGTTGCAAGTCTGCCGGCAGCCGCCGATGACAGATCCGGGCTCGCTGTCGCCGCACGCCGCTCGACCAGCCAGCGCTCATAATCGTCCAGATCACCGTCGAACTCTCGCACCCGCCCCTGTTCCACCTGCCAGAACTCGTCGACCGTGTGGCGCAGCAGATGGCGGTCGTGGGAGACGACGACGAGCGCGCCCTCAAACTGCTGCAATGCGAACGTCAGAGCATCCCGCATGGCCAGATCAAGATGGTTGGTCGGCTCATCCAGCAACAGCACATTAGGTTTTTCCCACGCTACCAGCGCCAGAGCCAAGCGTGCTTTCTCGCCACCCGAAGCATTGCGGATTGTTGCCAGAGCATCGTCGTTGGAAAATCCGAAGCCACCCAGGAAATTACGAATGACCTGGTCGCTGACCTCCGGGGAGCGCCGATGCAGGTGCTGGAACGGGCTCGCGTTGAGGTCAAGCGCCTCAAGCTGGTGCTGGGCAAAATAGCCTGGGCGGAAGTGCTCGCCGGTGATACGGTCACCCGAAATCAGCGAGCGGGCGCCACGTAGCACTTCCATCAAAGTGGACTTGCCGGCACCGTTGGCACCCAGCAGCCCTACCCGCGTACCTGGCAACAGTGTCAGCTTGACCTCAGACAACAACGGGACCCCGCCGTGTCCCAGCACACCATCACGTATGGACAGCAGCGGATTCGAGGTCTTGTCGGCGGCCGGGAAACGAAACTCCAGCCCGGATTCAGACTGAACCGCAGCAATTTTTTCCATCCGCTCCAGTGCTTTGATACGACTCTGGGCCTGCCGCGCCTTGGTCGCCTGTGCCCGAAACCGGTCAATGAATCGCTGGATTTCGCCAATTCGCTGTTGCTGCCGCTCGAACTGCGCCTGCTGCTGAGACAGTCGCTGGGCTCGCTGTTGCTCGAAACCGCTGAAGTTGCCGGTGTACAGATCAAGGCGGCGACCCTGCAGGTGTATAATGTGCGTCGCCACGCGATCCATGAAATCCCGGTCATGGGATATGAACACCAGCGTGCCCGGATACCGCCGCAGCCACTGTTCCAGCCAGAAACAGGCATCGATATCCAGGTGGTTGGTCGGCTCGTCAAGCAGGAGCAGATCCGACGGCCGCATCAGAGCCTGTGCCAGATTGAGCCGGATGCGCCAGCCGCCTGAAAAACGGCTGACAGGCTGGTCCATCTGCTCGTCATTGAAACCCAGTCCACGCAGCAGCTCCTCGGCGCGACGCGGTGCAGACCAGGCTTCCATCAGGTCGAGTTCACCATGCAGGCGAGCTTGCCCCATATCGTCACCGGCCGCTTCAGCAGCCGCCAACTGCTGCTCAAGTAGCCGCAGCGGCTCATGGCCGTCCAAAACGTAGTCACGCGCCGTACGCTCAGAAACCCCGACTTCCTGGGCCATGTGGGCAATGCGGCACCCACCGGGCAAAGTGATACTGCCGGCATCCGGTGCGAGGTTGCCCAGGACAAGCTGGAAAAGGCTGGACTTGCCAGAACCATTGGCTCCAACCAGTGCAGCACGTTGACCGGGATGTATAGTTACGCTCGCGGCTTCCAGCAAGGGCTGGCCGCCGCGCTGCAGGCTCAGATCAGTAATTGTCAGCATCGGCGCATTTTATCCGCAAAGGCCACCTGCTGTCTGTCATATCAGCAACCCGGCCTGGTAATTCGGCGACGCCTCCACCCAGGAGCGTGAGCATCGCCGGGAGGCGATCTAAACCGACCGAACACCAGAGCCTGGGATCTGTGAGATAATACGGCGCTAAACGACAGGCCTCATCTCGCTGCGCATCAGGCCGGCGAGCGGTTAAAGCACAAGCCCAGGTCGCCCCATGGTCAACCAGACAGCGCAATTGCCCCCTGCACCTCTCCAGACTGACACGCCCCTATGGCAGTTTTCAGTCAAACTCTGGGGCAACCCCCGGTCAGCCGACGCAGCCCTGGCGTTACAGGCTCAGGGTTGGGTCGTTAGTCACCTGCTGGTAGCGGCCTTTTCTGCCCAGCAGGGCCGCGTCTGGGACGGTCGGGAGCCTGAAACCATCAAAGCGTGGCGGCAAGAAGCGACGATGAACCTGAGGTCTTTGCGGCGGTTTCTGCCAAAATCCCGGCCGGACCTGTCGGACCTGCGCCAACGATTGGCTCAAGCCGAACTCGAAGCGGAACGGATCGAACTCGCCTGGTGGTCCCTCCATCTACAACAGCAGCCGCTCCCGTCGACGCGCGCGCAAGGCGCACTGGCACTGCTCGCCGATAATCTTGCAGCAGCCGCGGAGCCGTCAGCACAGACAGTGGAACTACTGGCTGACTTTGCCTCGGAGCTTATCCCGGCAGCTACGCGAGAAGCGCTCACCGAAGCGCTGCAGGCCAGGGCAGGCTACGCGGACGAGCAAAAGTGAAGCGTGCGCTGATACTTGCGATGATTCTCCTTGCGATAGGCGTGGGACTGGTTTTCCTGAAATGGGATCCGGCTACGCGGGAACAGAGCCGCACGGCACACTCCGTCACACTGCCAGGCGCATTGCCGCCTTTTGAGGCCGAGGTACCGCTGCCACAAAGGGGCCAAAACAACCCTATTGTCTTCAAATGGAAGGACAAATACGGGACCTGGCACTACGGGGACTCGCCACCGCCTGATTCAGAAGCACAAGTGCTGAGGGTCGAACCCTTGGGTCCCGCCCTTGCAGAGCCTGCTCCAGCCAGCGCCAGTGAGCGAACAGCCCCACGCTCTTAACCTCACCGGTTTTCTTCCTGCGATCAGCGCCCAACGGCTATGGGAGCCGCAGGCCAGCTAAGCACTGGCGCGCATCATTGGAATCGAGCGCTTAAAAACGCTACCTTTAGCAATCATTAAAGCGCTCACCCTGGGGGCCACCACCCTGCTGCAGCTATTGAGCACAAGGTGCGCGGCGAAACAGGGCTCAACTTGGACCGGAAAAAGGAAAAGGAAAAAGCCATGAAGAAATCGCTACTCTCACTATCTATGGCGGGTCTGCTGCTCTCAACCGGCGCAGTCGCTCCGGCCATGGCGGCAGATGCCTCCCTGGAGACGGAAGAACAGAAAGTCAGCTACAGCATGGGGCTCGTATTCGGCCAGAGAATGCTGAGCGACATCGGTGAGATCGATACTGACAAGTTTATCGTCGGCATTCGGGACGGGCTGGAAGGCAACGACCCCAAGCTGACACAGGAAGAGATCCAGGGCGTTTTGCAGAGCTTCCAGCAAAAACAGCAGCAAAAGCAGATGGAGCAAATGAAAGCGATGGCCGACGATAACCTCGCGGCGGCCGAAGAGTTCCTGGAAGAGAACGCCGAGCGCGAAGGCGTCAAAACGACTGAGTCAGGCCTCCAGTACGAGATCATCACCGAAGGTTCGGGCGAGAGTCCTGAGCCCGGCGACCAGGTGAAAGTGCACTACGAGGGCACGCTGATCGACGGTACAGTGTTTGATAGCTCCCGTGAGCGCGGCGAGCCTGTAACCTTTGGCCTGAGTGACGTCATTCCCGGCTGGACCGAAGGCCTCCAGTTGATGAAGGAAGGCGGCCGCATGAAGCTTTTCGTACCCCCCGAGTTGGCCTACGGCCCAGGCGGAAACCGCTCCATTGGCCCCAACGAAGCACTCGTGTTTGACGTGGAGTTGCTGGAAGTGAACCCGCAGGACTGAGGTTCTTATAAACCCTGACACCCGGCCCGGCTCCGGAAGTCAGGGTGTGCGTTTACGGGCTCCGCTGGCTACCCGTGGCCTGGCTGACCATCCGCCAGGAGGGAATTAGAAATGGCCGGACCGCTGCCTATGCAGGCAGCGCGCGGTCTCACTTTCAGGCCACTTTTTCGGCGTGAACCGTGTGCAGGGATTCGATCAGCAAGTCTTCAAGCTCAAAGCGCTCTTCCAGAACCTCGCCCAGCTCAGACAGCCTTTTGTGCAACCCCTTGACCTCAACCTCTGACAGCTCAGCGTTACTGGCTTTGGTCGCGTCAAAGCGGTCGTTGAACGCCAAGGCGTGTTCGGTAGACGCGCTGATGCGCGGATAGATCTTACTGGCCAGCTCCAGACCGCCGTCGTCATATTCCCGCGCTTCCTGGATCAGCTTCTCGTACACCTCAAAATGCCCTGCGGAGACATAGTCGACCAGGATCTCACAGAGATACTCAAGACGGCGCTTGACCACTACTGTGTCGTTCATAGCCGAGACGCCACTCAGGCCACAGTACTGGACAATCAGATCCTGCCGCTCCCTGAGCCAGCGTTCAATAAGCTCTCCCACACTTCCCCACCGCTCTCTGGCGGTGCCAATGTTATCAGGCATGAAGCCTCCAAGACGTTATGGTTATTATTGGATAGTTTCAACAAACGTTACCCCAATCATTGATTTGCGGCAAGCAGACGGCGGAACAGAAGATAGACCATTGCGCAGGCGAACAATATAAAAGCAAAAAGGGTCCAACCGGGAATACTGATACCGAGAAACGTCCAACTGACCTTTGCGCAGTCCCCGGTCCCTTGCAAGGCAATCATGATGACATCCATCAGCGGAAAGGCCTCCAGCAAATAGTCCACACTGGGTCCGCACGCCGGCACCTGATCCGCCGGCAGACTCTGCAACCACAATTGGCGGCTGGCCAGGGCAGCACCGGCTGCCGACAGCAGAATAACCAGCCCGGCGTAAATGCTTGTACCCGTGCGTCCGGCCGGATTATGTAAGGCGGCCAGCAGTGCGACCACCCCAACACCAATCACAGCGACGCGCTGCAGCATGCAAAGCGGGCAGGGCAACAGCCCCATCACGTGTTCCATGAACAACGCAATGGCCATGAGTACGGCACAAGCTAAAAAAACGAGCAGAAACAGGGAACGGCTCAGCCGCATCGAAAATTCCTCTCAAGGTTTAGTAACGCAATGCTTAGCGCCAGCACTGGCCCAGGCGAATAGCCGTGACAGGGCCTTACCAGCGCTATCCCGTAAAGGCGCCAAGGGTAACCCGGAATGCGGCTGTGCTAAAAGCAGGCTGAGAGAGCGGCAGAGGGGCCAATCACCGTCTAAACTTGCGGGATCGGTTATTCAGGAAAATCTCCCAATGCCCATGCACACTCTGCGACAACTTTTCAGCACCCGCGCGCTCACTCTTCTGGTGCTTCTGACGCTGGCCGGACCCGCGAATTTTGCCGGCGCTGCAGCCAAGCAGGAAGACGGTACCGGCCCCGCTTATCTGGACCTTGGGCCTGCTTTTACGGTCAATGTTGGCGAAGCTGGCAATCAGCTCAGCTACGCCAAGGTCGAACTCACCCTGCGTATCGAAGGCAAACCCAACCTCGAGCGGGCAGATCACCACCGACCGGCACTACGGGACATTCTGGTTACCCTGCTGAGCAACCAGCCGCTCGAAAAGGTACAGGACAGTGATGGACGGGAAGCGGTACGCCTGACAGCGCTGGAACAGATACAGGCCTTTCTCGAGCAGGAAGAAGGCGAGCAACTGGTCACTGACGTGCTGTTCACCACTTTCGTCGTGCAACGCTAGAGTCTGGCAAGGCTAGAGCCCTGCAAGGCAGGGTTTTTGCGTCAGAAGATGCCGTAGCAGCGCCAGAGTTCTGCAATGCATTAACAGTCCGGCCTTTGCTCTGAACGGCGCCGGACACATGCCAACGGGACAGTCGTTACGCCAGCACGCCAATCAGCTCAGGCGATGCGGACCCGCTCGACTTTATGTGCCTCGGCGAGCGTGATCGCGCCATCTTCCCAGCCCGCTTCCCAGGCAGAGACGACGACGTCCCCACGGTAGGGGCAGCGATCCCGGGCCATACCGATATAGCCGGCTGCATAGCCCTGGCGGTACGCCCTGCTAAGGGATTCGAGGTCCCACCCAAGCCCATTCTGACGGGGCATGACCAGTCTCCTTGTGAACAGGTCAGATTTCAGTCGCAGCGTCCGCCTGCCCGCTACTGTAGTAAGTCGACTGAAACAGTAGCACCCGATCATAAATCGAACAATTGACTGCCCTTCCAATCTGTGGACCAGTGCTCGGTTGTCCGGAGGGAAACTGTCTGGTTGGGACGAGGTCTACCTAAAGGGCCTCTGATTAACGCCTGGATCGCCTCTGGTTTTCGAAGCTACTCACAATCAAGTCGGGACTTTCCTGGAAGGCTGGCTGCCTTTCAGGAATTCGCAACGCAGAGTGTGGGTAGCTTTGGTGGAGTGTGGGTAGGTTTGAAAGCCCCGAAGGGCGCGCGGAGGCGCTTACTGCGCGCGGTAGTGCGCCAGAAAGGCCTCAAAATCTGCTCCATCCTCGGCCTCGAGCTGCCGCGTCGCCGCAAGCGATGCCTCAGCTGCTGCACGCTCTGCTTCCATTTCTGACACGGTTAGACCTTCTTCACGCAACGCGCGTTGCTGATTTTCAGCCAGGCCGAGACTCCACTCGAGATAACCCACGCCCTGGGACTCCATTGCAGCCAAAGCCCGGGCTGAGGCAGTCTGGCTGTCGTCATCGAGTTTGGCGCGTTGCACTGCCAGAGCCCTCGTGTATTGCTGTCGACCGCTACTGCGGTCCAGCAGCTCGGCCAGCGGCACCAGCCGGTCGAATATGCGCGCGCCACAATCCCGGAGGCTATGCGATTCTTTGTTGACCTCCAGGCTCAAGTCGGCCCGCCGGCCTTCATTCACCACCTCACGGAAGTTATTGTCGAGAACGTCGCACTCCCGCGGGTCTATAGCGGGGCTCTCGCTCAGCAGGCAGTCCAGCAGGAACAGGTCAAGAAAATCGACCTGGGCCGCACTGATCCCAACTTCTGCAAACGGATCCAGGTCCAGGCAGCGCACCTCCACATACTCCACCCCTCGTGCCCTCAGGGCGTGGCTGGGCTTTTCGCCGCTCTGGGTGGTGCGTTTGGGCCGCATGGCGCTGTAATACTCGTTCTCGATCTGCAGCACGTTGGTATTGATCTGGATAGGCTCGCCGTTACGCCACAGCCCGATAGCCTCATAGGCCGGCCAGGGTGTGTGAATCGCCCGCTCCAGGGTTTCAATGTAAGTGTCGAGCCGGTTGAAACAGATGTTGAGCGAGGCCTGGGCATTGTTGTGGTAGCCCAGGTCGCCCATACGCAGCGATGTCGCCTTAGGGCTGTACCATGTCTGGTCGTCCCAGCGCTTGAGGTTGTGGGGCCGGCCGGCGACAAAAGACGCGTCAAGGGCAGGCGAACTGCCGAACAGGTACATCAGCAGCCAGGAGCGACGCCGGAAATTTCGGATCAGCCAGAAATACTGTTCGGACTTGAAATCCTGCAGAGTCTGGCCATCTGCGGCTAAACGCTGCCATTGTTTCCAGAACGCATCTGGCAGGGAGAAGTTATAGTGAGTGCCCGCAATACTCTGCATCACCCGGCCATAACGCACCGCCAGGCCCTGCCGGTAAACGTACTTGAGCCGACCCACGTTGGAGGTTCCGTACTCGGCAATGGGGATGCTGGCGTCCCCGTCTATACGGCAAGGCATGCTATTGGGCCAGAAGAGCTCATCGCCCAGGTTTAGCTGGACGTAGCTATGGATCTGACGCAGGGAGTGCAGCAGGGATTCTGTACTGTCACAAACCGGCGTAATCAACTCCAGCAGTGCTTCGGAGTAATCCGTGGTGATCCGGGGATGCGTCAGGGCCGAGCCCAGCGCGACCGGATGAGGGGTCTGGGCAATGAAGCCATTCCGGTCTACTCGTAACCCTTCCCTTTCAACCCCTTTCAGAAAGCCCGGCCACTGCTCGGCGATGAGCTCCTGAAATCGCTGCAGCCGCAGTTCGGCCATAGCTGATACTCCTGACATGTAAATGTACCCGCCGAGCGGGCCGTTAGGTTCGACGCCCTGCTTTGCGCATGGCTTCAGCCAGGGCACCGGCCATGGCGCCCCCTTGCTGACCTGCTCCTGCAGCCGTGCTCTCCCGGCCGCGTGAAGCCTGTTGTGGGCGGTCTTTCGCTCCGGGCGAGGCATTCCGCGCTGACCGGCCAGCGTTAGGCGATGATGTGTCGCCTGGGCGGCTGGCTTCACCGGGCTGATCTTCCATACGCATGGTCAGGGCGACACGTCGGCGTTTCTCATCGACTTCAAGAACCTTCACTTTAACGATATCACCGGTTTTGACCACTTCCCGGGGATCCTTGACGAACCGGTTGGCCAGCGCTGAGATATGGACCAGCCCGTCCTGATGCACGCCGATGTCAACAAAGGCACCAAAGTTCGTGACGTTGGTGACGCTACCCTCCAGTACCATGCCCGGCTTGAGGTCGGCCAGGCTTTCCACACCTTCCTGGAAGCTGGCAAAGCGGAACTCCGGGCGGGGGTCACGCCCCGGCTTTTCCAGCTCGGCGAGAATATCGCGCACGGTGGGCAGGCCGAACTTATCGGTGACATAGTCTTCCGCCCGGAGAGAGCGGAGGAAGTCGCGGTCCCCTATCAGCGAGGCAATATCGCGCTTGTTGCGTCGCGCGATTTCCTCGACGACGCCGTAGGCCTCAGGGTGAACAGTGGACGCATCGAGCGGGTCGGAACCGCTCATGATGCGGAGGAAACCGGCCGCCTGCTCAAACGTTTTCGCCCCCAGGCGCGGTACTTTCAGAAGGGCGCGGCGACTGGTAAAGGCGCCGTTCTGGTCACGGAAACTTACGATGTTTTCAGCGGTTATCGGGTTAAGCCCTGAAACCCGCGTCAGCAAAGGTGCCGACGCGGTATTGAGGTCGACCCCTACGGCATTCACGCAATCTTCCACTACCGCGCCCAGGCTGCGGGACAGCTGGACCTGAGAGACATCATGCTGGTACTGACCGACACCAATGGACTTGGGTTCGATTTTCACCAGTTCCGCCAATGGATCCTGCAAGCGCCGGGCGATTGAGACTGCTCCGCGGATGGTCACATCCAGGTCGGGCAATTCCTTGGACGCGAACTCAGAGGCGGAGTAAATCGATGCTCCCGCCTCACTGACGAGAATACGCGTCAGTTTCAGCTCAGGATGCTTCTGCATCAACTCGGCCACCAGCTTCTCTGTTTCCCGGCTGGCTGTGCCGTTGCCAATTGCAACGATCTCGATGGCGTATTGCCGACACCACCTGGCCAGCTGACTAATGGATTCGTCCCACTGATTCCGGGGCGCATGAGGAAAAATGCCGCCGTGCCCGACCACTTTGCCAGTCTGGTCAATAATCGCGACCTTGACACCGGTTCGCAGCCCCGGGTCCAGGCCCAGTGTCGCCCGCGGACCTGCTGGGGCAGCCAGCAACAGATCCTGCAGATTGTTCGCAAACACGCGAATGGCCTCGTCTTCAGCCGATTCCCGCAGGCGCCCCATGAGATCGGTTTCCAGATGGGTGGCAAGCTTTACCCGCCAGGTCCAGCGCACGACTTCCTGTAGCCAGCGGTCACCCGGCCGGCTCCTGTCTTCGACTTGCCAGCGCCGCGCGATCATAGCTTCACAGGGGTGCGGCTGGCCGGGTGCTTGCTCAGCGTCACCGACGACCAGGCTATAGGTCAGGACGCCCTCGTTGCGGCCCCGAAAAATGGCGAGCGCCCGGTGGGACGGAACCCGGCGCAGCGGTTCCCGATGGTCGAAGTAATCTCGGAACTTCGCGCCTTCCTGCTCCTTGCCCTGGATGACGGTCACCTGTATATCAGCGTTCTGCCAGAGGTAGTCGCGAAGCCTTCCGAGCAACTCGGCATCCTCGGCAAAGCGTTCCATCAGAATGTATTTGGCGCCATCCAGAGCGGCCTTCGTGTCCGCCACCCCCGCCTCGGCGTTGACGTATCCCGCAGCGGTCTGCTCTGGGTCGAGAGCGGGATCCCCGTACAGCTGGTCCGCCAGTGGCTCAAGGCCGGCTTCCCGAGCGATCTGACCCTTAGTGCGCCGCTTTGGCTTGAACGGGAGGTAAAGGTCTTCGAGACGCCCTTTACTGTCGGCATCGGCTATGGCTGAAGCCAGGGCGTCAGTCAGCTTGCCCTGCTCATCAATGCTTTTCAGCACCGCCTGCCGCCGATCTTCCAGCTCCCGCAGATAATTCAGGCGCTCATCGAGGTTCCGCAGCTGGGTATCGTCCAGCGAACCGGTGACCTCTTTGCGATAACGGGCAATGAAAGGCACCGTCGAACCTTCGTCCAGAAGCTGGACGGTAGCCCGGACCTGTTCGGCCCTCACCTGGAGCTCGTTGGCGATCTGCTGGTAAATCTTGTCCATAACACCTCTGGAAGACGGGTAATGATCAGCCGGACACCTGGCAGCCCGGAACTCGAAGGGAGCGGCATTATAGGGCGCCCAGAGCCTTCGCTCCACTGTCGGCCCACTGTCGGCACAGTGCCGGGCCAATCTATAGCCTAATGGCTAATCACGGCCATTTTGCTGACTCTTCATTGGCCACCACTGCTTTTGCTTTGCCAGCCAATATTCTATGCGTCGCCGGCTACTTCGCTCATGCGCTCGAGGACAGCTTCGCCCAACTTCAGTGCCCGCCCCTTCGCGCCGCAATTATGCGGTGCGGCCCTTCCAGATAGTCGAGCAGATCAGCCCAAGGCATCGGCCGCGCGTAATAATATCCCTGGATCTGATCGCACTTGAGAGCGCTCAGAAAAGCCAACTGACCCGCTGTTTCAACGCCTTCGGCAACAACCTTTTTACGCAGACTGTGGGATAGGCTGATGATAGCGCTGACAATATGCTGGGCATCTTCGTCGCTCTCAACGCGCTGGACAAACGATTTGTCGATCTTAACAAGCGAAATGGGCAGGTTCTGCAGATGACTCAGGGATGAAAAGCCCGTCCCAAAGTCATCCAGAGCGAAGCTCAGCCCAAGACTGTGAAGCTCCCGCAGACAACGTTGGGCATAGTCCGGGTCGTGCATCATCGCGCTCTCGGTCAGCTCAAGTTCAAGCAGGCGGGTGTCGATATTGGCGTTGTATATAATACGGAACATCGTGTCCGTCATGCGCCGGTCGTGGAACTGGCGGAAGGACAGGTTGACGGCGAAGACCAGTTCGCTGTAGCCCAGCACAGCGGCTTCGCGCAGGCGCATGCAGGCCTGCTCGATGACCCAGTAACCAATCGGTACGAT is part of the Hydrocarboniclastica marina genome and encodes:
- a CDS encoding disulfide bond formation protein B produces the protein MRLSRSLFLLVFLACAVLMAIALFMEHVMGLLPCPLCMLQRVAVIGVGVVALLAALHNPAGRTGTSIYAGLVILLSAAGAALASRQLWLQSLPADQVPACGPSVDYLLEAFPLMDVIMIALQGTGDCAKVSWTFLGISIPGWTLFAFILFACAMVYLLFRRLLAANQ
- a CDS encoding flagellar basal body-associated FliL family protein is translated as MPMHTLRQLFSTRALTLLVLLTLAGPANFAGAAAKQEDGTGPAYLDLGPAFTVNVGEAGNQLSYAKVELTLRIEGKPNLERADHHRPALRDILVTLLSNQPLEKVQDSDGREAVRLTALEQIQAFLEQEEGEQLVTDVLFTTFVVQR
- the rmf gene encoding ribosome modulation factor → MPRQNGLGWDLESLSRAYRQGYAAGYIGMARDRCPYRGDVVVSAWEAGWEDGAITLAEAHKVERVRIA
- the gshA gene encoding glutamate--cysteine ligase produces the protein MAELRLQRFQELIAEQWPGFLKGVEREGLRVDRNGFIAQTPHPVALGSALTHPRITTDYSEALLELITPVCDSTESLLHSLRQIHSYVQLNLGDELFWPNSMPCRIDGDASIPIAEYGTSNVGRLKYVYRQGLAVRYGRVMQSIAGTHYNFSLPDAFWKQWQRLAADGQTLQDFKSEQYFWLIRNFRRRSWLLMYLFGSSPALDASFVAGRPHNLKRWDDQTWYSPKATSLRMGDLGYHNNAQASLNICFNRLDTYIETLERAIHTPWPAYEAIGLWRNGEPIQINTNVLQIENEYYSAMRPKRTTQSGEKPSHALRARGVEYVEVRCLDLDPFAEVGISAAQVDFLDLFLLDCLLSESPAIDPRECDVLDNNFREVVNEGRRADLSLEVNKESHSLRDCGARIFDRLVPLAELLDRSSGRQQYTRALAVQRAKLDDDSQTASARALAAMESQGVGYLEWSLGLAENQQRALREEGLTVSEMEAERAAAEASLAATRQLEAEDGADFEAFLAHYRAQ
- a CDS encoding Tex family protein produces the protein MDKIYQQIANELQVRAEQVRATVQLLDEGSTVPFIARYRKEVTGSLDDTQLRNLDERLNYLRELEDRRQAVLKSIDEQGKLTDALASAIADADSKGRLEDLYLPFKPKRRTKGQIAREAGLEPLADQLYGDPALDPEQTAAGYVNAEAGVADTKAALDGAKYILMERFAEDAELLGRLRDYLWQNADIQVTVIQGKEQEGAKFRDYFDHREPLRRVPSHRALAIFRGRNEGVLTYSLVVGDAEQAPGQPHPCEAMIARRWQVEDRSRPGDRWLQEVVRWTWRVKLATHLETDLMGRLRESAEDEAIRVFANNLQDLLLAAPAGPRATLGLDPGLRTGVKVAIIDQTGKVVGHGGIFPHAPRNQWDESISQLARWCRQYAIEIVAIGNGTASRETEKLVAELMQKHPELKLTRILVSEAGASIYSASEFASKELPDLDVTIRGAVSIARRLQDPLAELVKIEPKSIGVGQYQHDVSQVQLSRSLGAVVEDCVNAVGVDLNTASAPLLTRVSGLNPITAENIVSFRDQNGAFTSRRALLKVPRLGAKTFEQAAGFLRIMSGSDPLDASTVHPEAYGVVEEIARRNKRDIASLIGDRDFLRSLRAEDYVTDKFGLPTVRDILAELEKPGRDPRPEFRFASFQEGVESLADLKPGMVLEGSVTNVTNFGAFVDIGVHQDGLVHISALANRFVKDPREVVKTGDIVKVKVLEVDEKRRRVALTMRMEDQPGEASRPGDTSSPNAGRSARNASPGAKDRPQQASRGRESTAAGAGQQGGAMAGALAEAMRKAGRRT